The Herbiconiux sp. A18JL235 region CTCGATGAACGAATCCACATCCCGGCCCGAATGATCAACATCTCGAGCCGGTTTATCCACATTCTTTTCACAATCTGTGGACAACCGTGTCAGGAGTCGCTCAGGCGCCTTTGTAGCGCTGGTTGTGCTTGATGCGGTTCGAGATCTCGGTGACCTGGTTGTAGATCGACCGCTTCTCGGTCATCAGCTTGCCGATCTTGTTGTTGGCGTACATCACCGTGGTGTGGTCGCGGCCGCCGAACAGCTGCCCGATCTTCGGCAGCGACAGGCTCGTCATCTCACGGCACAGGTACATGGCGATCTGGCGCGCCGTCGCGATCGCCTGCGAGCGCGACGAGCCATAGAGGTCGTCGACCGAGAGCCTGAAGTACTCGGCGGTGTGGTTGATGATGTCGACGGGTGCGATGACGTTGTCGTCGTCGAGCGTGATGAGATCTTTCAGCACCGTCTGCACGAGCTGCATGTCGACCGGGGTGCGGTTGAGGCTCGCGAACGCGGTGACCCTGATGAGGGTGCCCTCGAGCTCCCGCACGTTCGACGAGACCTTCGAGGCCATGAACTCGAGGATGTCGTCGGGCACCCTGAGCCGCTCACTCTGTGCCTTCTTGCGCAGGATGGCGATGCGGGTCTCGAGGTCGGGGGTCTGCACGTCGGTGATCAGTCCCCACTCGAAGCGGGTGCGCATCCGGTCTTCGAAGCCGGTGAGGTGCTTCGGCGGCAGGTCGGAGGTGATGACGACCTGCTTGTTGTGATCGTGCAGGGTGTTGAAGGTGTGGAAGAACGCTTCTTGCGTCTCGGCCTTGCCCTGCAGGAACTGGATGTCGTCGATGAGGAGCAGGTCGATGTCGCGGTAGCGGCTGTGGAACGCGGCGCCCCGGTTGTTGGCGATCGAGTTGATGAAGTCGTTGGTGAACTCCTCCGAGCTCACATAGCGCACTCGGACGCCGGGATAGAGCGAGATCGCGTAGTGACCGATGGCATGGAGGAGGTGGGTCTTGCCGAGGCCGGAATCGCCGTAGATGAAGAGGGGGTTGTAGGCCTTGGCGGGAGCTTCGGCGACAGCGACGGCCGCGGCGTGGGCGAAGCGATTCGACCCGCCGATGACGAAGTTGTCGAAGCTGTACTTGGGGTTCAGCCGGGTGTCGTTGTTGCGGAGCGGCCCGACGGTCTCCTGCACGGCGGGTGTGCTCTGCACGATGGAGTCGGTGAAGCTCGCCTCGGGTGCCGGGTCGGTGACCGTGACGGTCTCGAAGCCGTCGACGTCGGGGTTCACGACCACCGAGAAGTTGGAGACGGCCAGGCGGCTGTCGAGGGTTCCGAGCGCGGTGAGAAGAGAGGGGCGCACGCGCTGCTCGAGCATGTCGCGCGTGAAGTCGTTGGGGACTTCGAGGTAGAACGACCCGCCGAGGATGCCTTTCGGAACCACGAGGCCGAGAAAACCCTTCAGCTGAGGGGTGATGCGCTCGTCGTGCGCCAGCACGTCGAGCACCGAGCGCCAGTTGTCTTCTGTCGAACCGGCACCGTCAGCCAAGGAAACTCCTGTCGAACCTTCAATTGCGTGCCGAACCGTTCGTTCGACTGCTGCCGATGTCGCGCCCCCGCCGGCTGTGAATAACTGTAGGAAGCTACGCTAGTGACTGCCATGCCGCAGGGCAAGTTCGTTGTATTGACAGGCCGCGTGTCCTACACAGCTTCTATCCACAGGGTGTGGATAATTGATTCTTTGCGGCGTCCCGTTTGACCCACGGCGATTCAGGCCGTAGGTTTAATCAGTTGACTCGTGGACCTCTGTCCACACACCCCCACGTCGTCACGACGCGACCACTTCACGGCGGCGAACCATTCGAACGCCGGCCGATCACGGAGATCAAGATGAGCAAGCGAACCTTCCAGCCGAACAACCGCCGCCGCGCCAAGGTGCACGGCTTCCGTCTGCGCATGCGCACCCGTGCGGGCCGTGCGATCCTGTCGGCTCGCCGCCGCAAGGGCCGCACCGAGCTCTCCGCCTGAGTTCTCCGTCGCCCGGCGGTGTTGGCCTCAGCCAATCGCATCACTCACGGCAGCGACTACCGCTCCACCGTTCGACGTGGTTCGAAGCACGTGGGGCCCAACACCGTGACCTACATTCGCGCATCCGATTCGTCGTCGGATGCGCGTTTCGGGTTCATCGTGGCCAAGACGGTCGGCGTGGCCGTGGTGCGCAACCGGGTTCGGCGCCGCATGAAAGCGGCCTGCTACGAACTCCTCCCCCACGTGCGACCAGGTGTCGACGTGGTCGTGCGGGCGCTTCCCGGAGCCGCGTCACAGCCTTACCGGGTACTGTTCGAAGAACTGTCGCGTTCTCTCACCAAAGGATCCGTGCTCGCATGACGTCGGTGTTGACCGCGCTGCTGCTGCTCCCCCGCAATCTCGCCGTTCTGGTGTTGCGTGGGTATCGCGCCGTGATCTCCCCACTGTACGGCGACGTGTGCCGCTACTACCCGTCGTGCTCCTCTTATACCTTGCAGGCGATCCAGCAGCGCGGACTCGTGGTGGGGTCAGCACTCGGCGTCTATCGCATCGCGCGCTGTCACCCCTGGGCGAAGGGTGGCGTCGACGACGTGCCGCCGCTTCGCCGCCTGAGATATCGGCTCACGCCGTTCGGTTTCGTCGTACCAGCTAGCCACGGAAAGGGCTGACCCGACCCATGGAAATCCCGTTCATCGATACCATCCTCTGGCCCATCAAGTGGGTGGTGGAGCTGATCCTCGTGGCGTGGCACTGGGTGTGGAC contains the following coding sequences:
- the dnaA gene encoding chromosomal replication initiator protein DnaA; amino-acid sequence: MADGAGSTEDNWRSVLDVLAHDERITPQLKGFLGLVVPKGILGGSFYLEVPNDFTRDMLEQRVRPSLLTALGTLDSRLAVSNFSVVVNPDVDGFETVTVTDPAPEASFTDSIVQSTPAVQETVGPLRNNDTRLNPKYSFDNFVIGGSNRFAHAAAVAVAEAPAKAYNPLFIYGDSGLGKTHLLHAIGHYAISLYPGVRVRYVSSEEFTNDFINSIANNRGAAFHSRYRDIDLLLIDDIQFLQGKAETQEAFFHTFNTLHDHNKQVVITSDLPPKHLTGFEDRMRTRFEWGLITDVQTPDLETRIAILRKKAQSERLRVPDDILEFMASKVSSNVRELEGTLIRVTAFASLNRTPVDMQLVQTVLKDLITLDDDNVIAPVDIINHTAEYFRLSVDDLYGSSRSQAIATARQIAMYLCREMTSLSLPKIGQLFGGRDHTTVMYANNKIGKLMTEKRSIYNQVTEISNRIKHNQRYKGA
- the rpmH gene encoding 50S ribosomal protein L34 — encoded protein: MSKRTFQPNNRRRAKVHGFRLRMRTRAGRAILSARRRKGRTELSA
- the rnpA gene encoding ribonuclease P protein component, coding for MLASANRITHGSDYRSTVRRGSKHVGPNTVTYIRASDSSSDARFGFIVAKTVGVAVVRNRVRRRMKAACYELLPHVRPGVDVVVRALPGAASQPYRVLFEELSRSLTKGSVLA
- the yidD gene encoding membrane protein insertion efficiency factor YidD — protein: MTSVLTALLLLPRNLAVLVLRGYRAVISPLYGDVCRYYPSCSSYTLQAIQQRGLVVGSALGVYRIARCHPWAKGGVDDVPPLRRLRYRLTPFGFVVPASHGKG